One Tachysurus vachellii isolate PV-2020 chromosome 18, HZAU_Pvac_v1, whole genome shotgun sequence DNA segment encodes these proteins:
- the chmp6a gene encoding charged multivesicular body protein 6 — MGNVFARKGCSSRVTEQDLAILQLKQQRDKLKQYQRKLTVQLEKERLLAKQLLKNGKKERALLLLKKKRYQDQLLDKTETQINNLERMAQDLEFAQIEVKFLEGLKVGNDCLKKMHEALSIEEVERIMEETQDAIEYQKQIDEMVAGSLSQEDEEAVLAELEAITQDEDEFELPEVPTEPLPVVDELKEREPAKAKQDGEILLA, encoded by the exons ATGGGAAACGTTTTCGCCAGAAAAGGATGTTCAAGTCGAGTAACAGAGCAGGACCTGGCTATCTTG caattAAAACAGCAGCGAGATAAACTGAAGCAGTACCAGAGAAAACTCACCGTTCAGCTGGAGAAAGAGAGGCTTCTAGCCAAGCAACTGCTGAAGAATGGGAAAAAAGA AAGAGCTCTTCTGCTGCTCAAAAAAAAGCGCTACCAGGATCAGCTCCTGGACAAGACTGAGACCCAGATAAACAACCTAGAGCGCATG GCCCAAGACCTTGAATTTGCTCAGATTGAAGTAAAGTTCTTAGAAGGTCTGAAGGTCGGCAATGACTGCCTAAAGAAAATGCATGAG GCTCTTTCTATTGAGGAGGTAGAGAGAATAATGGAGGAGACACAGGATGCCATCGAATATCAGAAG caaATCGATGAGATGGTGGCAGGCTCTCTGAGTCAGGAGGATGAGGAGGCTGTGCTGGCAGAGCTAGAGGCCATCACTCAG GATGAAGATGAATTTGAGCTTCCTGAAGTGCCCACTGAGCCCTTGCCTGTAGTGGATGAGCTAAAGG aaagagAACCAGCTAAGGCGAAGCAGGACGGAGAGATTCTGTTGGCATAG